One part of the Pogoniulus pusillus isolate bPogPus1 chromosome 8, bPogPus1.pri, whole genome shotgun sequence genome encodes these proteins:
- the IFT25 gene encoding intraflagellar transport protein 25 homolog isoform X2, translating into MRATDWCLSSSGAALVLATSSDGQHPAENVVDGSGTFWTTTGMYPQEFIVGFPECVTISKVAIQCYLVRTLRIERSVSRDPVDFEQCIEKDLQHTEGQLQMEEFPLPDFQATYLRFIIKSGFDHFVSVHRVMAEGMARDT; encoded by the exons ATGAGGGCCACTGACTGGTGCCTCAGCTCCTCGGGGGCTGCCCTCGTCCTAGCCACCTCCAGCGACGGGCAGCACCCTGCCGAGAACGTGGTGGACGG TTCAGGCACGTTTTGGACAACGACAGGCATGTACCCCCAGGAGTTCATTGTCGGCTTTCCTGAGTGTGTCACCATCAGCAAAGTGGCAATCCAGTGTTACCTGG TGCGGACCTTACGGATCGAAAGAAGCGTGTCTAGAGACCCAGTAGATTTTGAGCAGTGCATTGAAAAAG ATTTGCAACACACAGAAGGACAGCTTCAAATGGAAGAATTTCCA cttcctgaTTTCCAAGCCACTTACTTGCGTTTCATCATCAAATCTGGCTTTGATCATTTTGTGTCAGTGCACCGGGTGATGGCAGAGGGCATGGCAAGAGACACTTAA
- the YIPF1 gene encoding protein YIPF1 isoform X2 — protein MAAADDLKFQANPDATTISIDEPVEIPKNQHSHLQESGREEDDELLGTSDSDKTELLAGQKKSAPFWTFDYYQTFFDVDTYQVLDRIKGSVFPVPGKNFVRLYIRSNPDLYGPFWICATLVFTIAVSGNLSNFFIHLGKPTYHYVPEFRKVSIAATTIYAYAWLVPLALWGFLMWRNSKVMNIVSYSFLEIVCVYGYSLFIYIPTAILWIIPQEVVRWVLMIFSLCLSGSVLVMTFWPAVRDDNRRVALVTVGTIVLLHALLSVGCLAYFFDAPEVDVPAPTSPAQNGTVITKSQ, from the exons ATGGCGGCTGCGGATGACCTGAAATTTCAAG CAAATCCTGATGCTACCACAATAAGCATCGATGAGCCAGTTGAAATCCCCAAGAACCAGCACAGCCACCTGCAGGAgtcagggagagaagaggatGATGAGTTGCTGGGGACCAGTGACTCGGATAAAACAGAG TTGCTTGCAGGACAGAAGAAAAGTGCCCCTTTCTGGACGTTTGACTACTACCAGACATTCTTCGATGTGGACACATACCAG GTCCTGGACAGAATCAAAGGCTCTGTTTTCCCAGTGCCAGGGAAGAATTTTGTAAGGCTGTATATCCGCAGCAATCCTGACCTTTACG gtcccttttgGATATGTGCCACGCTTGTCTTTACCATTGCTGTTAGTGGCAATCTCTCCAATTTCTTCATCCACCTGGGCAAACCAACATACCACTATGTGCCCGAGTTCAGAAAAG TGTCCATAGCAGCCACGACAATCTATGCGTACGCTTGGCTTGTCCCCCTTGCTCTCTGGGGATTCCTGATGTGGAGGAACAGCAAAGTTATGAACATTGTCTCCTACTCGTTCCTGGAGATCGTCTGTGTGTATGGCTACTCCCTCTTCATCTACATTCCCACCGCG ATTTTGTGGATCATTCCACAAGAAGTGGTGCGCTGGGTGCTGATGATATTCTCCCTTTGCCTCTCGGGCTCTGTTTTGGTGATGACCTTTTGGCCTGCTGTCCGAGATGACAACCGGAGGGTTGCGCTGGTCACTGTGGGGACTATTGTTCTGCTGCATGCCCTGCTGTCTGTGGGCTGCTTG GCATACTTTTTTGATGCTCCTGAAGTGGATGTCCCTGCACCTACTAGCCCTGCTCAAAATGGAACAGTAATAACAAAAAGTCAGTAA
- the DIO1 gene encoding type I iodothyronine deiodinase: MSGTGVFLQKLLILLQVTASVVVGKTLLILFPNTMKRYILKQGEKSRMNQNPKFSYENWGPTFFSFKYLLFVLKVKWKRLEDEAYEGNPAPNTPVVTLRGEVCHLLDFMQDNRPLILNFGSCTUPSFMFKFDEFNKLIKDFGSTADFLIIYIEEAHAEDGWAFKNNIVIKNHRSLEDRKAAAQLLQRNNPLCPVVLDTMENLSSSKYAALPERLYLLQGGKVIYKGGVGPWNYHPQEIRAILEKLN; the protein is encoded by the exons atGTCTGGCACCGGGGTATTCCTGCAAAAACTCCTCATTCTTCTGCAGGTTACTGCCAGTGTTGTTGTGGGCAAAACACTGCTGATACTGTTCCCCAACACCATGAAAAGATACATCCTAAAACAGGGTGAAAAGAGCAGAATGAACCAGAACCCAAAGTTCAGCTACGAAAACTGGGGCCCAACCTTTTTCAGCTTCAAATATTTGCTCTTTGTGCTGAAGGTGAAGTGGAAGAGGCTGGAGGATGAAGCCTATGAGGGAAATCCTGCTCCCAACACGCCAGTGGTGACTTTAAGGGGGGAAGTTTGTCACCTCTTAGATTTCATGCAAG aTAACAGACCTTTAATCCTGAATTTTGGAAGTTGCACCTGACCTTCATTTATGTTCAAATTTGATGAGTTCAACAAGCTCATCAAAGATTTCGGCTCCACAGCAGACTTCCTTATCATCTACATTGAAGAAGCTCATGCAGAAG ATGGATGGGCTTTCAAAAACAACATTGTCATCAAAAACCACAGAAGCCTGGAAGACcgaaaagctgcagcacagcttctgcagagaaACAATCCTTTGTGTCCAGTGGTTCTAGACACGATGGAAAACCTCAGCAGCTCAAAATACGCCGCACTGCCAGAACGGCTCTACCTGCTTCAAGGAGGGAAGGTCATCTACAAG GGAGGAGTGGGGCCTTGGAACTACCACCCTCAGGAAATACGTGCTATCCTGGAAAAACTGAACTAG
- the YIPF1 gene encoding protein YIPF1 isoform X1: MAAADDLKFQEFDDAANLLAANPDATTISIDEPVEIPKNQHSHLQESGREEDDELLGTSDSDKTELLAGQKKSAPFWTFDYYQTFFDVDTYQVLDRIKGSVFPVPGKNFVRLYIRSNPDLYGPFWICATLVFTIAVSGNLSNFFIHLGKPTYHYVPEFRKVSIAATTIYAYAWLVPLALWGFLMWRNSKVMNIVSYSFLEIVCVYGYSLFIYIPTAILWIIPQEVVRWVLMIFSLCLSGSVLVMTFWPAVRDDNRRVALVTVGTIVLLHALLSVGCLAYFFDAPEVDVPAPTSPAQNGTVITKSQ, translated from the exons ATGGCGGCTGCGGATGACCTGAAATTTCAAG AATTTGACGATGCAGCTAATTTGCTTGCAGCAAATCCTGATGCTACCACAATAAGCATCGATGAGCCAGTTGAAATCCCCAAGAACCAGCACAGCCACCTGCAGGAgtcagggagagaagaggatGATGAGTTGCTGGGGACCAGTGACTCGGATAAAACAGAG TTGCTTGCAGGACAGAAGAAAAGTGCCCCTTTCTGGACGTTTGACTACTACCAGACATTCTTCGATGTGGACACATACCAG GTCCTGGACAGAATCAAAGGCTCTGTTTTCCCAGTGCCAGGGAAGAATTTTGTAAGGCTGTATATCCGCAGCAATCCTGACCTTTACG gtcccttttgGATATGTGCCACGCTTGTCTTTACCATTGCTGTTAGTGGCAATCTCTCCAATTTCTTCATCCACCTGGGCAAACCAACATACCACTATGTGCCCGAGTTCAGAAAAG TGTCCATAGCAGCCACGACAATCTATGCGTACGCTTGGCTTGTCCCCCTTGCTCTCTGGGGATTCCTGATGTGGAGGAACAGCAAAGTTATGAACATTGTCTCCTACTCGTTCCTGGAGATCGTCTGTGTGTATGGCTACTCCCTCTTCATCTACATTCCCACCGCG ATTTTGTGGATCATTCCACAAGAAGTGGTGCGCTGGGTGCTGATGATATTCTCCCTTTGCCTCTCGGGCTCTGTTTTGGTGATGACCTTTTGGCCTGCTGTCCGAGATGACAACCGGAGGGTTGCGCTGGTCACTGTGGGGACTATTGTTCTGCTGCATGCCCTGCTGTCTGTGGGCTGCTTG GCATACTTTTTTGATGCTCCTGAAGTGGATGTCCCTGCACCTACTAGCCCTGCTCAAAATGGAACAGTAATAACAAAAAGTCAGTAA
- the IFT25 gene encoding intraflagellar transport protein 25 homolog isoform X1 — translation MRATDWCLSSSGAALVLATSSDGQHPAENVVDGSSGTFWTTTGMYPQEFIVGFPECVTISKVAIQCYLVRTLRIERSVSRDPVDFEQCIEKDLQHTEGQLQMEEFPLPDFQATYLRFIIKSGFDHFVSVHRVMAEGMARDT, via the exons ATGAGGGCCACTGACTGGTGCCTCAGCTCCTCGGGGGCTGCCCTCGTCCTAGCCACCTCCAGCGACGGGCAGCACCCTGCCGAGAACGTGGTGGACGG AAGTTCAGGCACGTTTTGGACAACGACAGGCATGTACCCCCAGGAGTTCATTGTCGGCTTTCCTGAGTGTGTCACCATCAGCAAAGTGGCAATCCAGTGTTACCTGG TGCGGACCTTACGGATCGAAAGAAGCGTGTCTAGAGACCCAGTAGATTTTGAGCAGTGCATTGAAAAAG ATTTGCAACACACAGAAGGACAGCTTCAAATGGAAGAATTTCCA cttcctgaTTTCCAAGCCACTTACTTGCGTTTCATCATCAAATCTGGCTTTGATCATTTTGTGTCAGTGCACCGGGTGATGGCAGAGGGCATGGCAAGAGACACTTAA
- the LRRC42 gene encoding leucine-rich repeat-containing protein 42: MSDCLHSESHVDPGPIYVRENGKLHLVNQAAGSIQNVAPKATPFRLFSRGFSVELCMNREDDRARRQRTDHFIFTYTREGNLRYSAKSLFSLALGYISDNVDRIDSLIGFPEQIAEKLFSAAEARQKFTEPVTGLRALQKFTEAYGSLVLCSLCLRDRYLVVSDKLQEIKSFRELTCLDLSCCKLGDEHELLEHLTKEALSSVKRLLLKDTSLSDAGLRRMTAPVRVLKRGLENLLILDLSCNPKITDGGIGYLLSFKNLNCLDITGTGLKDTDAVAQRLRTRIGLVRSQMPLKEFDHSTCRTEGWAEQTVLQWEQAAVEATKPPDNWRSSTAALRFYGKTHRTEEAVKCRPVEADAKASGNLQFYKEKVQNCHVPLKKEVAGSHELRNHKKRALAEPEAERTSKQKHLCLTVEDWDLLNAY, translated from the exons ATGTCTGACTGCCTCCACTCAGAAAGCCATGTGGATCCTGGGCCAATATATGTCCGTGAAAATGGGAAGCTGCATTTGGTAaatcaggctgcaggcagcatacAGAATGTCGCTCCCAAAGCGACGCCCTTCAGGCTGTTTTCCAGAGGGTTTTCCGTGGAGCTGTGTATGAACAGGGAGGACGACAGGGCGAGGAGGCAGAGGACTGATCATTTCATCTTCACCTACACAAGGGAGGGCAACCTCCGCTACTCGGCCaagtctctcttcagcctggcGCTGGGTTACATTTCTGACAATGTTGATCGCATTGACTCCTTGATTGGGTTCCCAGAGCAGATTGCTGAAAAGCTCTTTTCAGCGGCAGAAGCAAGACAAAAGTTCACAGaaccagtgacaggactgagagctctgcagaagtttACCGAAGCCTACGGCAGTTTGGTGCTGTGCTCCCTGTGCTTGCGGGATAG GTACTTGGTTGTCTCTGACAAGCTACAGGAAATTAAGTCTTTCCGGGAGCTGACATGTTTGGATCTCTCCTGCTGTAAACTTGGAGATGAACATgagctgctggaacacctcACCAAAGAGGCTCTGTCTAG TGTGAAGCGGCTTCTCCTGAAGGACACCTCGCTGTCGGACGCAGGCCTGCGCAGGATGACCGCACCGGTCCGAGTGCTCAAgagggggctggagaaccttctGATACTGGACTTGTCTT GTAACCCTAAAATCACTGATGGGGGAATTGGATACCTTCTTTCTTTCAAGAATCTGAATTGTTTGGACATCACTGGGACAGGTCTGAAG GACACGGATGCCGTCGCTCAGCGGCTCCGAACGCGGATCGGCCTGGTTCGCTCCCAGATGCCTCTGAAAGAGTTTGATCACAGCACCTGCAGAACAGAGGGATGGGCAGAGCAG ACTGTTCTGCagtgggagcaggcagctgtggaagCCACCAAGCCACCGGACAACTGGAggtccagcacagcagccctgcgcTTCT ATGGCAAGACACACAGAACAGAGGAAGCAGTCAAATGCAGACCGGTGGAAGCAGATGCAAAAGCTTCTGGAAACTTGCAGTTTTATAAGGAGAAAGTTCAGAACTGCCACGTCCCTTTgaaaaaggaggttgcaggCAGCCATGAATTAAGGAACCATAAAAAAAGAGCTTTGGCTGAACCAGAGGCGGAAAGGACTTCCAAACAGAAACATCTGTGCCTCACAGTAGAGGACTGGGATCTGTTAAATGCCTACTGA
- the YIPF1 gene encoding protein YIPF1 isoform X3 — MQHNGRGKANPDATTISIDEPVEIPKNQHSHLQESGREEDDELLGTSDSDKTELLAGQKKSAPFWTFDYYQTFFDVDTYQVLDRIKGSVFPVPGKNFVRLYIRSNPDLYGPFWICATLVFTIAVSGNLSNFFIHLGKPTYHYVPEFRKVSIAATTIYAYAWLVPLALWGFLMWRNSKVMNIVSYSFLEIVCVYGYSLFIYIPTAILWIIPQEVVRWVLMIFSLCLSGSVLVMTFWPAVRDDNRRVALVTVGTIVLLHALLSVGCLAYFFDAPEVDVPAPTSPAQNGTVITKSQ, encoded by the exons ATGCAGCACAACGGCAGGGGCAAAG CAAATCCTGATGCTACCACAATAAGCATCGATGAGCCAGTTGAAATCCCCAAGAACCAGCACAGCCACCTGCAGGAgtcagggagagaagaggatGATGAGTTGCTGGGGACCAGTGACTCGGATAAAACAGAG TTGCTTGCAGGACAGAAGAAAAGTGCCCCTTTCTGGACGTTTGACTACTACCAGACATTCTTCGATGTGGACACATACCAG GTCCTGGACAGAATCAAAGGCTCTGTTTTCCCAGTGCCAGGGAAGAATTTTGTAAGGCTGTATATCCGCAGCAATCCTGACCTTTACG gtcccttttgGATATGTGCCACGCTTGTCTTTACCATTGCTGTTAGTGGCAATCTCTCCAATTTCTTCATCCACCTGGGCAAACCAACATACCACTATGTGCCCGAGTTCAGAAAAG TGTCCATAGCAGCCACGACAATCTATGCGTACGCTTGGCTTGTCCCCCTTGCTCTCTGGGGATTCCTGATGTGGAGGAACAGCAAAGTTATGAACATTGTCTCCTACTCGTTCCTGGAGATCGTCTGTGTGTATGGCTACTCCCTCTTCATCTACATTCCCACCGCG ATTTTGTGGATCATTCCACAAGAAGTGGTGCGCTGGGTGCTGATGATATTCTCCCTTTGCCTCTCGGGCTCTGTTTTGGTGATGACCTTTTGGCCTGCTGTCCGAGATGACAACCGGAGGGTTGCGCTGGTCACTGTGGGGACTATTGTTCTGCTGCATGCCCTGCTGTCTGTGGGCTGCTTG GCATACTTTTTTGATGCTCCTGAAGTGGATGTCCCTGCACCTACTAGCCCTGCTCAAAATGGAACAGTAATAACAAAAAGTCAGTAA